A single Candidatus Thalassolituus haligoni DNA region contains:
- a CDS encoding AAA family ATPase, whose protein sequence is MKLNIHRIYVEALVERFPTLSFLAEQLRFGHRAEVPFVQLTVDQLGFLSELYAEAGPAMAGQAAQLATLKQAMATEGERFESGNLELLVAAITEYLLQNVINGWLFRVVTSGKPIAYLVTRIDFTPPGEEETGRIMLELKANAMAKISTENLIIRERDIEDHTLAEIFASKGFLKETPELIAAYDASASRFFDWRSDYGMQFSGAGTGIFAEDPGSSHRTTDWSRKNLVVLSSGGGKARLVNDEEVLKERELTLDAPGQILGKYLRKAGRSMNFDEKVERRVEALMANVPEGVFTQLPVHGYMLMFHLELHHHVWVHVDDMEPYIYQPELKDKLILPPEQTDLIDILTAEMDVLMDDIVEGKSGGTTVLCAGPPGVGKTLTAEVYSEIIKRPLYRVHSGQLGLNVKEMELALKDTLTRAQRWGAVMLIDEADVYIKRRDDNIAANAVVGVFLRVLEYFNGLLFLTTNRVEDIDEAIVSRCIALIKYHPPERADRQKIWDVMTRQFGLEIGTELLETLTDVFPAATGRDIKGLSRLVSKYCLYKSTEPTLEAFERCSVFRGMDIDHSKRR, encoded by the coding sequence ATGAAACTGAACATTCATCGTATTTATGTAGAAGCGCTGGTCGAGCGTTTTCCGACGCTGTCGTTTTTGGCCGAACAGCTGCGTTTTGGTCATCGGGCGGAGGTGCCGTTTGTCCAACTCACGGTCGATCAGCTCGGCTTTTTGAGTGAGTTGTATGCCGAGGCTGGCCCGGCAATGGCAGGCCAGGCGGCGCAGCTTGCGACGTTAAAGCAGGCGATGGCGACGGAAGGGGAACGGTTTGAATCGGGTAATCTGGAGCTGCTGGTCGCGGCTATCACAGAATATTTGTTGCAGAATGTGATTAATGGCTGGTTATTTCGGGTGGTGACTTCCGGCAAACCTATTGCCTATCTGGTTACCCGCATCGATTTTACGCCGCCCGGTGAGGAAGAAACGGGCCGGATCATGCTGGAGTTAAAAGCCAATGCCATGGCTAAAATCTCGACCGAAAATCTGATTATTCGTGAGCGTGATATCGAGGATCATACACTGGCGGAAATTTTCGCCAGCAAGGGATTTCTGAAAGAAACTCCTGAGTTAATAGCCGCTTACGATGCATCAGCCAGTCGTTTTTTTGACTGGCGTTCCGACTACGGGATGCAGTTTTCCGGCGCGGGTACGGGCATTTTTGCTGAAGATCCGGGTTCCAGTCATCGCACAACCGACTGGTCGCGTAAGAATCTGGTGGTTTTGTCGTCGGGTGGTGGCAAGGCCCGGTTGGTGAACGATGAGGAAGTGCTCAAGGAGCGTGAGTTGACGTTGGATGCGCCGGGTCAGATTCTGGGTAAATACCTGCGCAAGGCCGGGCGCAGTATGAATTTTGACGAGAAGGTGGAGCGACGGGTTGAAGCCCTGATGGCGAATGTTCCAGAGGGTGTGTTTACCCAGTTGCCGGTTCACGGCTATATGCTGATGTTCCATCTGGAACTGCATCATCATGTCTGGGTGCATGTTGATGATATGGAACCTTATATTTATCAACCAGAGCTGAAAGACAAACTGATTTTGCCGCCGGAGCAAACCGATCTGATTGATATTCTGACGGCAGAAATGGACGTGCTGATGGACGATATTGTCGAAGGCAAATCCGGTGGTACGACGGTGTTGTGTGCCGGGCCGCCAGGGGTGGGCAAAACCCTGACGGCGGAGGTGTACTCGGAAATTATCAAACGGCCGTTATATCGGGTGCATTCCGGGCAGTTGGGTCTGAATGTGAAGGAAATGGAGTTGGCGCTGAAGGATACCCTGACCAGAGCGCAGCGCTGGGGTGCGGTGATGTTGATTGATGAGGCGGATGTGTATATCAAGCGCCGGGATGACAATATTGCCGCCAATGCCGTGGTCGGAGTGTTCCTGCGGGTGCTGGAATACTTTAATGGCCTGCTGTTTCTGACCACTAACCGGGTGGAAGATATTGATGAGGCTATCGTCTCCCGTTGTATCGCACTGATCAAATACCATCCACCGGAACGGGCCGATCGGCAAAAAATCTGGGATGTGATGACGCGCCAGTTCGGATTGGAGATCGGTACCGAATTGCTGGAAACCCTGACCGATGTCTTTCCGGCGGCGACCGGGCGAGACATTAAAGGGTTGTCACGACTGGTGTCCAAATATTGCCTGTACAAGTCGACGGAGCCAACGCTGGAGGCGTTCGAGCGCTGCAGTGTTTTTCGGGGTATGGATATCGACCACAGCAAACGCAGATAG
- the fliE gene encoding flagellar hook-basal body complex protein FliE yields the protein MVNRVDVNSVLMQMRQVKTQLRSQQEQMSASQLQQPINPSLSARTTTQVTSGSSVGGINPASFQSQLNQQLDTAIGTAASGQPQRGDNSVPDFQTMLGNAVNGVNATQQHSASLASRFEQGDPTIDLPEVMIAMQKSSVSFQAMTQVRNKLVEAYKDVMNMPL from the coding sequence ATGGTTAATCGTGTTGATGTGAATTCGGTTTTGATGCAGATGCGTCAGGTCAAAACCCAGCTTCGTAGCCAGCAAGAACAGATGTCTGCTTCGCAGCTGCAACAGCCAATCAATCCGAGCTTGTCGGCCAGAACCACGACGCAAGTGACCTCCGGCAGCTCGGTTGGCGGTATTAATCCTGCTTCGTTTCAGTCGCAGCTAAACCAACAGCTGGATACAGCAATTGGTACGGCGGCGTCGGGCCAGCCTCAACGGGGCGATAACAGCGTCCCCGATTTCCAGACCATGTTGGGAAATGCCGTTAATGGCGTTAACGCAACCCAACAACATTCTGCCAGCCTGGCCAGCCGTTTTGAGCAGGGTGATCCGACTATTGATCTGCCAGAGGTAATGATCGCGATGCAGAAGTCCTCTGTCTCGTTTCAGGCCATGACCCAGGTACGTAACAAGCTGGTCGAAGCCTATAAAGACGTCATGAACATGCCGCTGTAA